A window of Deltaproteobacteria bacterium genomic DNA:
AAAACCAGCGCCGGGCGCTCGAGTCCGAGCTCGGAGCAGATCCAGGCCAGATCGTCGGCGAAGCCCTCGATCGTGTAGTCCTGCGCGGGCTTGTCGCTGGCACCGAAGCCGCGCTGGTCGATCGACACGACTCGGTGTCGAGCCGAGAAGTGCGCGGCCTGCGGCGCAAAGTAGCTCGAGTCGCAGCACCAGCCGTGCACGAAGACGATCGGCGCGGCGTCGGTTCCGGATTCGCTGTAGCAGAGCCGCACGCCGTCGCGAACGAGTGTCTTCATAGCCAGTCCAGGTCCTCCCAGAAGTACGCGCGGAGTTCAGCATTGGTCTCGATCACGTACGACTCGACCACGTCCTGGTCGAGCATGCGATAGGCGTTGGCGAACGAGCCGCGCAGGTCGACGTTCCGGGAAGCGAGCGCCCCGCGGAGCTCGCCCTCCGAGAGGGGCTCGCAGAGCGCGTTTCCGACGATCGGCTCGAACCGCTCGGGCACCCCGGCGCGCAGCAGCCAGACGCGAAGCGCGTGGGTCCAGAACTCGAAGGCGGTCGTGAAGCTCGCGAGCGGAGCGCGAATCCAGGTGACGCGCTGGCGCGTCCCGGTTCTGGTCGCGCGGAGCTGCTCGGGCGCGAGCACCTCGCATTCGAGGTCGGCGCGCGGATTCGCGCGCGCGTCCTCCACGATGCGGCGCACGACGCTCGTCGGCTGGATGCTCATCCCGGTCGGGCACGGTACCACGGCCCGCGCCTTCCCTCGACTTCCCGGTTCCATGTAGAGTCGCGCCATGCACTTCGGATGGGATCCGTCGCGGATCGATCTGTCGCTGGACTCGCGCGCCGTCACGTTCGAGAACCCGAGCGGAGCCCGCGGCGCGGGCGGCACGGCGCACGGCGGGCGCAAGGGAGCGCCGATGCGCGAGCTCGCGCCGGGCGAGAAGGTCGTGCTCGCCGATCTCGAGGGGCCCGGCACGATCCGACACGTCTGGATGACGTTTCCCCCGGCGCGCCCCGAGTGGATGCGGGCGATGGTGCTCGAGGTCTTCTACGACGGCGCGAGCGAGCCGTCGATCTCGGTGCCCTGTCTGGATTTCTTCGGCCTGCCGCACGGGCGCCCCGCGCACTACGTCTCGGCGCTCACCGCGGCGCAGCAGGGCCGCGGCTTCAATGCCTACCTGCCGATCCCGTTTCGAAGGCGCATCCGCATCGAGCTCAGCAACGGCGCGGCGCGGCCGATGTTCCTCTACTACCAGCTCGACTACACGCTCGAGCGCGAGCTCGCGCCCGAGACGGGGCTTCTGCACGTGTCGTTCCGGCGCGAGAACCCGACCAGGCTGCGCGAGGACTTCACGATCGCGAGCGGCCTGCGCGGACCGGGGCGGTACCTGGGCTGCAGCGTCGGAATCCGGCCGCTCCCCGCCGAGCACTTCGTCTGGTACGGCGAGGGGGAGCTCAAGATCTACCGCGACGGAGACGGCGCGCACCCGACCATCTGCGGCACCGGGCTCGAGGACTACGTCGGCACGGCCTGGGGAATGGGCGCGCACTTCGCGCTCTACGGCGGCGTGCCGCTCGAGGTGCGCGCGCCGGACGGCCCCGCGATTCCCGACTTCACCAGCTTCTACCGCT
This region includes:
- a CDS encoding alpha/beta fold hydrolase, which gives rise to MKTLVRDGVRLCYSESGTDAAPIVFVHGWCCDSSYFAPQAAHFSARHRVVSIDQRGFGASDKPAQDYTIEGFADDLAWICSELGLERPALV
- a CDS encoding DUF2961 domain-containing protein; translated protein: MHFGWDPSRIDLSLDSRAVTFENPSGARGAGGTAHGGRKGAPMRELAPGEKVVLADLEGPGTIRHVWMTFPPARPEWMRAMVLEVFYDGASEPSISVPCLDFFGLPHGRPAHYVSALTAAQQGRGFNAYLPIPFRRRIRIELSNGAARPMFLYYQLDYTLERELAPETGLLHVSFRRENPTRLREDFTIASGLRGPGRYLGCSVGIRPLPAEHFVWYGEGELKIYRDGDGAHPTICGTGLEDYVGTAWGMGAHFALYGGVPLEVRAPDGPAIPDFTSFYRWHVLDPVVFERDLRVTIQQIGYAVLPKSAESDFEKFARSNPAAGRGWLRDNPALAAHGLGERVDDYCATAYVYCRDVQPVPRLDLASATADIARRPFEKKSDTEQMLGVA